From a single Candidatus Brevundimonas phytovorans genomic region:
- the ccmA gene encoding heme ABC exporter ATP-binding protein CcmA produces the protein MLKTVDIQSLSLSRGERVLFQGLSLRLSAGEAVALTGANGAGKTSLLRAVAGFIRPDAGAITFCGADAEALDSEAARRDGVHLLGHLEGLKPTRTARQEFDFQTAWLGGNIAAREAAVARLSLTPLLDLETRKLSAGQKRRLSLARLIAAPRALWLLDEPLAPLDERWRMVAAELMAAHLASGGMILAAVHDPLPVPARNLDLGGLA, from the coding sequence ATGCTGAAGACGGTCGACATCCAGTCTCTGAGCCTGTCGCGCGGCGAGCGCGTCCTGTTCCAGGGCCTGTCATTGCGCCTTTCGGCGGGCGAGGCCGTGGCCCTGACCGGGGCCAACGGCGCGGGCAAGACCAGCCTGCTGCGGGCCGTGGCGGGCTTTATTCGGCCTGATGCGGGGGCGATCACATTCTGCGGCGCGGACGCAGAGGCGCTGGATTCCGAGGCCGCGCGCCGCGACGGCGTCCACCTGCTCGGCCACCTCGAAGGCCTGAAGCCGACACGGACGGCGCGTCAGGAGTTCGACTTCCAGACGGCCTGGCTGGGCGGAAATATTGCGGCGCGCGAGGCGGCGGTCGCTCGCCTCTCGCTGACGCCCCTGCTGGATCTGGAGACGCGAAAGTTGTCGGCGGGCCAGAAGCGCCGCCTGTCGCTAGCCCGGCTGATCGCCGCCCCGCGCGCCCTGTGGCTGCTGGACGAACCCCTGGCCCCGCTGGACGAGCGTTGGCGCATGGTGGCCGCCGAGCTCATGGCGGCGCATCTGGCGTCCGGGGGCATGATCCTGGCGGCGGTGCACGATCCCCTGCCCGTCCCGGCGCGCAATCTCGATCTCGGAGGCCTCGCATGA
- the acnA gene encoding aconitate hydratase AcnA: MPSIDSLKTRLDLAVGRKKYAYYSLPAAEEAGLAGISRLPRSMKVLLENLLRNEDGVSVTEDDLKAVAAWIENKGSVEHEIAFRPARVLMQDFTGVPAVVDLAAMRDAMAKLGADAAKINPLVPVDLVIDHSVMVDHFGNAKAFGQNVEREYERNIERYNFLRWGSSAFNNFRVVPPGTGICHQVNLENLAQTVWTLDEGKKTVAYPDTVVGTDSHTTMINGLAVLGWGVGGIEAEAAMLGQPIPMLIPEVIGFKLSGKMPEGATATDLVLTVTQMLRKKGVVGKFVEFFGPAIAGMTIEDQATIANMAPEYGATCGFFPVSQATIDYLTATGRDKARVALVEAYAKAQGLWIDETSEDPVFTDVLELDISTVVPSLAGPKRPQDRVELTTAAPAFETALTDVFGRVNDAGRVAVEGQKFTVGDGDVVIAAITSCTNTSNPSVLIAAGLVARKAHALGMKVKPWVKTSLAPGSQVVTDYLTDAGLQKDLDAMGFNLVGYGCTTCIGNSGPLDPAISKAINDNGLVATSVLSGNRNFEGRVNPDVQANYLASPPLVVAYAIAGSMRIDITKDPIGQDKKGNDVFLKDVWPTSQEIADIQKKSVTPAMFAKRYKDVFKGDKHWQAIKVTGGQTYEWDDKSTYVANPPYFEGLSMEPSAVTDIVEARILGIFGDSITTDHISPAGSIKKASPAGVYLTNHGVDALDFNSYGARRGNHEVMMRGTFANIRIRNKITPDIEGGVTKHFPSEDTMSIYDAAMRYQSEGRPLVVFAGKEYGTGSSRDWAAKGTRLLGVRAVIAESYERIHRSNLVGMGVVPLQFKQDGWAKLGLTGEEIVTIRGLTDANIGKLKPRQDLWVEMFRPSDGKMARFPVRCRIDNQTELDYFKAGGVMPYVLRNLARGEAE; the protein is encoded by the coding sequence ATGCCGTCGATTGACAGCCTCAAGACCCGTCTGGACCTTGCCGTCGGACGCAAGAAGTACGCCTATTACAGCCTTCCCGCCGCCGAGGAAGCCGGTCTGGCCGGGATTTCCCGTCTGCCGCGCTCGATGAAGGTGCTTCTCGAGAACCTGCTGCGCAACGAAGACGGCGTCTCGGTCACGGAAGACGACCTGAAGGCCGTCGCCGCCTGGATCGAGAACAAGGGCTCGGTCGAGCACGAGATCGCCTTCCGTCCGGCCCGCGTGCTGATGCAGGACTTCACCGGCGTGCCCGCCGTCGTCGACCTGGCCGCGATGCGCGACGCCATGGCCAAGCTGGGCGCCGACGCCGCCAAGATCAATCCGCTGGTCCCCGTCGACCTGGTCATCGACCACTCGGTCATGGTCGACCACTTCGGCAACGCCAAGGCCTTCGGCCAGAACGTCGAGCGCGAGTATGAGCGCAACATCGAGCGCTATAACTTCCTGCGCTGGGGGTCGTCGGCCTTCAACAACTTCCGCGTCGTGCCCCCCGGCACCGGCATCTGCCACCAGGTCAACCTGGAGAACCTGGCCCAGACCGTCTGGACCCTGGACGAAGGCAAGAAGACCGTCGCCTATCCCGACACCGTCGTGGGCACCGACAGCCACACCACCATGATCAACGGCCTGGCCGTCCTGGGCTGGGGCGTCGGCGGCATCGAGGCCGAAGCCGCCATGCTGGGCCAGCCGATCCCCATGCTGATCCCGGAAGTCATCGGCTTCAAACTGTCGGGCAAGATGCCGGAAGGCGCCACCGCGACCGACCTGGTCCTGACCGTCACCCAGATGCTGCGCAAGAAGGGCGTGGTCGGCAAGTTCGTCGAATTCTTCGGTCCCGCCATCGCCGGCATGACCATCGAGGACCAGGCCACCATCGCCAACATGGCCCCGGAATACGGCGCCACCTGCGGCTTCTTCCCGGTGTCGCAAGCCACCATCGACTATCTGACGGCCACGGGCCGCGACAAGGCGCGCGTCGCCCTGGTCGAAGCCTATGCCAAGGCCCAAGGCCTGTGGATCGACGAGACCTCGGAAGACCCCGTCTTCACCGACGTTCTGGAACTGGACATCTCGACGGTCGTGCCGTCGCTGGCCGGCCCCAAGCGTCCGCAGGACCGCGTTGAACTGACCACCGCCGCCCCGGCGTTTGAAACCGCCCTGACCGACGTCTTCGGTCGCGTGAACGACGCCGGCCGCGTGGCTGTCGAAGGCCAGAAGTTCACCGTCGGCGACGGCGACGTGGTCATCGCCGCCATTACGTCGTGCACCAACACCTCGAACCCGTCGGTCCTGATCGCCGCCGGTCTGGTGGCGCGCAAGGCCCATGCCCTGGGCATGAAGGTCAAGCCCTGGGTCAAGACCTCGCTGGCGCCCGGCTCGCAGGTCGTCACCGACTATCTGACCGACGCCGGCCTCCAGAAGGATCTGGACGCCATGGGCTTCAACCTGGTCGGCTATGGCTGCACCACCTGCATCGGCAACTCGGGCCCGCTGGACCCGGCCATCTCGAAGGCGATCAACGACAACGGCCTGGTCGCGACCTCGGTCCTGTCGGGCAACCGCAACTTCGAAGGCCGCGTGAACCCGGACGTCCAGGCCAACTACCTGGCCTCGCCGCCGCTGGTCGTGGCCTACGCCATCGCCGGTTCGATGCGCATCGACATCACCAAGGACCCGATCGGTCAGGACAAGAAGGGCAATGACGTCTTCCTGAAGGACGTGTGGCCGACCTCGCAAGAGATCGCCGACATCCAGAAGAAGTCCGTCACCCCGGCCATGTTCGCCAAGCGCTACAAGGACGTCTTCAAGGGCGACAAGCACTGGCAGGCCATCAAGGTCACCGGCGGTCAGACCTATGAGTGGGACGACAAGTCGACCTACGTCGCCAACCCGCCCTACTTCGAGGGTCTGTCGATGGAGCCTTCGGCGGTCACCGACATCGTCGAGGCCCGCATCCTGGGCATCTTCGGCGACTCGATCACCACCGACCACATCAGCCCGGCCGGTTCGATCAAGAAGGCCTCGCCCGCCGGCGTCTATCTGACCAACCACGGCGTCGACGCCCTGGACTTCAACAGCTACGGCGCCCGCCGCGGCAACCACGAAGTCATGATGCGCGGCACCTTCGCCAACATCCGCATCCGCAACAAGATCACCCCGGACATCGAGGGCGGCGTCACCAAGCACTTCCCCTCGGAAGACACGATGTCGATCTATGACGCCGCCATGCGTTACCAGTCGGAAGGCCGTCCTCTGGTCGTCTTCGCCGGCAAGGAATACGGCACCGGCTCGTCGCGCGACTGGGCGGCCAAGGGCACACGTCTGCTGGGCGTCCGCGCCGTCATCGCCGAAAGCTATGAGCGTATCCACCGCTCGAACTTGGTCGGCATGGGCGTGGTTCCGCTGCAGTTCAAGCAGGACGGCTGGGCCAAGCTGGGCCTGACCGGCGAAGAGATCGTCACCATCCGTGGCCTGACCGACGCCAACATCGGCAAGCTGAAGCCGCGTCAGGACCTGTGGGTCGAGATGTTCCGTCCGTCGGACGGCAAGATGGCCCGCTTCCCGGTCCGCTGCCGCATCGATAACCAGACCGAGCTGGACTACTTCAAGGCCGGCGGCGTCATGCCCTACGTCTTGCGCAACCTCGCGCGCGGCGAGGCTGAATAG
- a CDS encoding hydrogen peroxide-inducible genes activator — protein MLPTLRQLHYLKLLAEHASFSRAAEAAHVSQPALSAGVQELEKILGAPVVERTRGAVQLTAVGAEAVKRAEDVLARTEDLVEAAKNAGKPLSGRFRLGIIPTVAPFLLPRALPGLREQYPALRLFIREDLTPRLIAGLKAGQLDAAVIALPYEAPGIDHARIGDDEILAAAPVGHPLAGLGPIPEGMLKSDDLILLEDGHCLRDQALAAVNIEAPRGEDVFAATSLHTLVQMVSAGLGVSFLPQMAVTAGLADNPGVVVRPISADAPRREIVVAWRAGSSRAAEARLLAEALKLD, from the coding sequence ATGCTCCCCACCCTGCGACAGCTCCACTATCTCAAGCTTCTGGCCGAACACGCCTCGTTCAGCCGCGCCGCCGAGGCCGCCCACGTCAGCCAGCCGGCCCTGTCGGCGGGGGTGCAGGAGCTGGAGAAGATCCTGGGCGCGCCCGTGGTCGAGCGCACGCGCGGCGCGGTGCAACTGACCGCCGTCGGCGCCGAGGCGGTCAAGCGCGCCGAGGACGTGCTGGCCCGCACCGAGGACCTCGTCGAGGCGGCGAAAAACGCGGGCAAGCCCCTGTCGGGCCGGTTCCGTCTGGGCATCATCCCCACCGTCGCCCCCTTCCTGCTGCCCCGCGCCCTGCCCGGCCTGCGCGAGCAATACCCGGCCCTGCGCCTCTTCATCCGCGAGGACCTGACCCCGCGCCTGATCGCCGGGCTGAAGGCGGGGCAACTGGACGCCGCCGTCATCGCCCTGCCCTATGAGGCGCCGGGCATCGACCACGCCCGCATCGGCGACGACGAGATTCTGGCCGCCGCCCCGGTCGGCCACCCCCTGGCGGGTCTGGGCCCCATCCCCGAGGGGATGCTGAAGTCCGACGACCTGATCCTGCTGGAGGACGGCCACTGCCTGCGTGATCAGGCCCTGGCCGCCGTCAACATCGAGGCCCCGCGCGGCGAGGACGTCTTCGCCGCGACCTCCCTGCATACCCTGGTCCAGATGGTCTCCGCCGGCCTGGGCGTCAGCTTCCTGCCGCAGATGGCCGTGACCGCAGGGCTGGCCGACAACCCCGGCGTCGTCGTTCGCCCCATCTCCGCCGACGCCCCCCGCCGAGAGATCGTCGTCGCCTGGCGCGCCGGCTCCAGCCGCGCGGCGGAGGCCCGGCTGCTGGCCGAGGCGCTCAAACTCGACTGA
- the katG gene encoding catalase/peroxidase HPI yields MDGQAGGPTPLHDPKKEPAALRSLLGRTNRDWWPNQIAMDILHQQGKSGDPMGDDFDYAAAFKSLDLAAVKRDLTALMTDSQPWWPADYGHYGPFFIRMAWHSAGTYRTGDGRGGAGAGQQRFAPLNSWPDNGNLDKARRLLWPIKQKYGSKLSWADLMILAGNVAIESMGGPVFGFGGGRADVWEPEKDVYWGTEENWVGDENNQTRIQPDKGMALEDPLAAIQMGLIYVNPEGPGGVPEALASARDIRETFARMGMNDEETAALTAGGHTFGKAHGAGDASKVGISPEGADIAQQGLGWISGHASGIGDDTITSGIEGAWTPTPITWDMTYFDMLLDHDYELVRSPAGAKQWQPVGNPPETLAPAAHTPGKRVPTMMTTADMAFKVDPVYRPIMERFRADPAYFGDAFARAWFKLCHRDMGPKARYLGPDVPAEDLIWQDPIPAHTGPALSDADIKVLKDIIAASDLSVADLVSTAWAAAVTFRGSDYRGGANGGRLRLAPQKDWDVNEPAKLARVLKVYEDIKGGLSLNVSMADLIVLGGVVGVEQAIRAAGHDVAVPFTPGRTDASQEQTDVDGFAVLEPRADGFRNYLQVRFNVPTEELLIDRAQLLGLTAPQMAVLVGGLRVLGANHGGSKHGVFTDRPGQLTNDFFVNLLDMRTGWKQVDGEGDETFVGSDRLTGEQLWTATRTDLVFGSNAQLRALSEVYASADAGEKFVRDFVAAWTKVMNADRFDLH; encoded by the coding sequence ATGGACGGACAAGCAGGCGGCCCCACCCCTCTCCACGATCCCAAGAAGGAGCCAGCCGCGTTGCGCTCGCTTCTGGGGCGCACCAACCGCGACTGGTGGCCTAATCAGATCGCGATGGACATCCTGCATCAGCAGGGCAAGTCCGGCGACCCGATGGGCGACGACTTCGACTACGCCGCCGCCTTCAAGTCGCTGGACCTGGCGGCGGTGAAGCGCGACCTGACCGCCCTGATGACCGACAGCCAGCCCTGGTGGCCGGCGGACTACGGCCACTACGGCCCCTTCTTCATCCGCATGGCCTGGCACTCGGCCGGCACCTATCGCACCGGGGACGGGCGCGGCGGCGCCGGCGCGGGCCAGCAGCGCTTCGCCCCGCTCAACTCCTGGCCGGACAACGGCAACCTGGACAAGGCGCGCCGCCTGCTGTGGCCGATCAAGCAGAAATATGGCTCGAAGCTCAGCTGGGCCGACCTGATGATCCTGGCCGGCAATGTCGCCATCGAGAGCATGGGCGGGCCGGTCTTCGGCTTCGGCGGCGGCCGCGCCGACGTCTGGGAACCGGAAAAGGACGTCTACTGGGGCACGGAAGAAAACTGGGTCGGCGACGAGAACAACCAGACCCGTATCCAGCCCGACAAGGGCATGGCCCTGGAAGATCCCCTGGCCGCCATCCAGATGGGGCTCATCTACGTCAATCCGGAAGGCCCCGGCGGCGTGCCCGAAGCCCTGGCCTCGGCCCGCGACATTCGCGAGACCTTCGCCCGCATGGGCATGAACGACGAGGAGACGGCCGCCCTGACCGCCGGCGGCCACACCTTCGGCAAGGCCCACGGCGCCGGCGACGCCTCCAAGGTCGGGATCAGCCCCGAGGGCGCCGACATCGCCCAGCAGGGCCTGGGCTGGATCTCGGGTCACGCCAGCGGCATCGGCGACGACACCATCACCTCGGGCATCGAGGGCGCCTGGACCCCCACGCCGATCACCTGGGACATGACCTATTTCGACATGCTGCTGGACCATGACTACGAGCTGGTCCGCAGCCCGGCGGGCGCCAAGCAGTGGCAGCCGGTGGGCAATCCGCCCGAGACCCTGGCGCCGGCGGCCCATACGCCCGGCAAGCGCGTGCCGACGATGATGACGACCGCCGACATGGCCTTCAAGGTCGACCCGGTCTATCGCCCGATCATGGAGCGGTTCCGCGCCGACCCGGCCTATTTCGGCGACGCTTTCGCCCGCGCCTGGTTCAAGCTGTGCCACCGCGACATGGGGCCCAAGGCCCGCTATCTCGGCCCGGACGTTCCGGCCGAGGACCTGATCTGGCAGGACCCGATCCCGGCTCACACGGGCCCGGCGCTTTCCGACGCCGACATCAAGGTGCTGAAGGACATCATCGCGGCGTCCGACCTGTCGGTCGCCGATCTGGTGTCGACGGCCTGGGCTGCGGCCGTGACCTTCCGCGGCTCGGACTATCGCGGGGGCGCCAATGGCGGGCGTCTGCGCCTGGCCCCGCAAAAGGACTGGGACGTCAACGAACCGGCGAAGCTGGCCCGCGTGCTCAAGGTCTATGAGGACATCAAGGGCGGCCTGAGCCTGAACGTCTCCATGGCCGACCTGATCGTCCTCGGCGGCGTCGTCGGGGTCGAGCAGGCGATCCGGGCGGCGGGTCATGACGTGGCGGTTCCCTTCACGCCGGGCCGCACCGACGCCTCCCAGGAGCAGACCGACGTGGACGGCTTTGCGGTGCTGGAGCCTCGCGCCGACGGCTTCCGCAACTATTTGCAGGTCCGCTTCAACGTGCCGACCGAGGAACTGCTGATCGACCGGGCGCAACTCCTGGGGCTGACGGCGCCCCAGATGGCGGTGCTGGTCGGCGGCTTGCGCGTTCTCGGCGCCAACCACGGCGGGTCGAAGCACGGGGTCTTCACCGACCGGCCGGGTCAGCTGACCAACGACTTCTTCGTCAACCTGCTGGACATGAGGACCGGCTGGAAACAGGTCGATGGCGAGGGTGACGAGACCTTCGTCGGCTCGGATCGTCTGACCGGCGAACAGCTGTGGACCGCCACCCGCACCGACCTGGTCTTCGGCTCCAACGCCCAGCTGCGCGCCCTGTCCGAGGTCTATGCCTCGGCTGACGCGGGCGAGAAGTTCGTCCGGGACTTCGTCGCGGCCTGGACCAAGGTGATGAACGCCGACCGCTTCGATCTGCACTAG
- a CDS encoding peroxiredoxin → MLGVGQKLPEFKITGVKPGFNDHEENGVSAFETLTQDSFDGKWKVIFFYPKDFTFVCPTEIAAFAKLGKDFEDRDTVVLGGSTDNEFVKLAWRRDHADLNKLPIWQFADTGGKLARDLGILDEENGVALRATFVVDPHNVVQHVYVTNLNVGRSPEDTLRVVDALQTDELCACNRPVGGETLAA, encoded by the coding sequence ATGCTGGGCGTCGGTCAAAAACTGCCTGAATTCAAGATCACTGGCGTGAAGCCGGGCTTCAACGACCATGAAGAAAACGGCGTCTCGGCGTTCGAAACGCTGACGCAGGACAGCTTTGACGGCAAGTGGAAGGTCATCTTCTTCTACCCGAAGGACTTCACCTTCGTCTGCCCGACCGAAATCGCCGCCTTCGCCAAGCTGGGCAAGGATTTCGAAGACCGCGACACCGTCGTCCTCGGCGGCTCGACGGATAACGAATTCGTCAAGCTGGCCTGGCGCCGCGACCACGCCGACCTGAACAAGCTGCCGATCTGGCAGTTCGCGGACACCGGCGGCAAGCTGGCCCGTGACCTGGGCATCCTGGACGAAGAGAACGGCGTCGCCCTGCGCGCCACCTTCGTCGTCGATCCGCACAACGTCGTGCAACACGTCTACGTCACCAACCTGAACGTCGGCCGTTCGCCGGAAGACACGCTGCGCGTCGTCGACGCCCTGCAAACCGACGAACTGTGCGCCTGCAACCGCCCGGTCGGCGGCGAGACCCTGGCCGCTTAA
- a CDS encoding carboxymuconolactone decarboxylase family protein, translating to MSIDALRELIPAYGKDISLNLSSLANETVLNDQQKWGCFLASAHAIGVAPVVKLIEAQAATILSPEALNAAKAAAAIMGMNNIYYRSLHLMKNNEYTTLPAKLRMNVIANPGVEKLDFELWSTAVSAINGCGACLDAHEGELRKHGVPNLQVQAALRIGAVVHAASRIVASEAALAG from the coding sequence ATGTCCATCGACGCCCTGCGCGAGCTTATCCCGGCCTATGGCAAGGACATCTCGCTGAACCTGTCTTCGCTGGCCAACGAGACGGTGCTGAACGACCAGCAGAAGTGGGGCTGCTTCCTGGCCTCGGCTCACGCCATCGGCGTCGCCCCCGTCGTCAAGCTGATCGAGGCCCAGGCCGCGACCATCCTTTCGCCCGAGGCCCTGAACGCCGCCAAGGCCGCCGCCGCCATCATGGGCATGAACAACATCTACTACCGCTCGCTGCACCTGATGAAGAACAACGAGTACACGACCCTGCCGGCCAAGCTGCGCATGAACGTGATCGCCAATCCGGGCGTCGAGAAGCTGGACTTCGAGCTGTGGTCCACCGCAGTCTCGGCCATCAACGGCTGCGGCGCCTGCCTGGACGCCCACGAAGGCGAACTGCGTAAGCACGGCGTGCCCAACCTCCAGGTCCAGGCCGCACTGCGCATCGGGGCCGTGGTCCACGCCGCCAGCCGGATCGTCGCCTCGGAAGCCGCACTGGCCGGTTGA